The Raphanus sativus cultivar WK10039 chromosome 6, ASM80110v3, whole genome shotgun sequence sequence CGGTTTTAATACAAACTTTTTGATACTTTCTAAGAAAGAAGGCtttcttttatgtatttttttgtaacttcttTCTTTTATGTATTACATGCTTTCTTTCCTCTCTTGAACAAGCTTTGAGTCTCTGTTATGTATGTATATCTATGTAtgtgtcatatatatattatggaaGATATGGACAGCTATATAGGCTAATCAGATTCAGGAATACTATCTAACAAAGGTCTCCAGCCTCTAAGACActcagcatcatcatcatcatcatggcACATATGTTGCTTAGCAAGACTTCTATAGACCATTTCATGAACTGGACCTCCTTGAAGCAGCTTCTCGAGCTCTTGCTTACTCACAACCatcttcactctcaccacacTAGGACTCTTCTCCTTAGTGTTGTCACCATAATATGTTAATatgtctccttcttctttttctacCTCTGGATTTGCAAACCTGACttccttcttcgtcttcttaTTCTTGATAGTGGTCGTCTTCTTTGGCATGAGATAGTAGAGACGACCACACAGAAGCTTGGCTTGCGGATGAAGATGATAACTGTTGGACAgggaatcaaagagagagtagTGACCAGAGAATTGGGTGAGGATGTCATGAACATGCATGGGACCTCTGTATTCAACTACTTCTCCATCATTTCTCATAATCTTTATCACTTTCTTCTCCACTACTATACAATTCCCcatctttatatttattttttttccctAACTTTGTGATCCCTTCTGTTAAAATAATGTCTTTGGAGATTTTTGTGGAGTTTTGGAGATTTGTGTTTGTATATCTTTATAGAGTTTGGGGTAACGTAAATGCCCTTGTATTTACGAATATTACGAAAAATGCCATTAACTTGG is a genomic window containing:
- the LOC108810013 gene encoding uncharacterized protein LOC108810013, with amino-acid sequence MGNCIVVEKKVIKIMRNDGEVVEYRGPMHVHDILTQFSGHYSLFDSLSNSYHLHPQAKLLCGRLYYLMPKKTTTIKNKKTKKEVRFANPEVEKEEGDILTYYGDNTKEKSPSVVRVKMVVSKQELEKLLQGGPVHEMVYRSLAKQHMCHDDDDDAECLRGWRPLLDSIPESD